In Colletotrichum lupini chromosome 6, complete sequence, a single window of DNA contains:
- a CDS encoding lactose permease has translation MNFLRQRLPAPRQDQQARRARQQGGPAAASESYQPSRIAQLAQESPTWYKSAARRKLYFLLFPAAVVSYATSGYDGSMMNSLQTVSYFDDFFDNPRGAVLGLMSAISNTCWYVGSIAAAWITFGTRNIPSTWSWRIPSLLQMAPSVVQLAAIWFVPESPRWLISHDRGDEAMEALKQYHGEGEETELVRLEFEEIRAAIDNEKRLGSTTWASMVKTKGNRYRMFLVVCMGFFSQWSGNGLIAYYLSRIMDTVGITNKNTQALVNGLLNIWNFGLALTTAFFVERIGRRPLFRISTCGMLVVFIGWTIASARFAETSASSAGIAVMALIFIYQVFYCIAFSPLPVAYSVEVLPYSIRAKGMATYVFSTKAAVFVNQYVNPIGIQNIGWRFYIVYVAILAVEACVAYGWFLETKGKALEEIAVIFDGEEANVRIAENGKGDGPIDVVETEHATSKV, from the exons ATGAACTTCCTCCGCCAACGCCTCCCTGCCCCGAGGCAAGACCAGCAAGCCCGACGAGCTCGCCAGCAAGGCGGACCGGCGGCCGCGAGCGAGAGCTACCAACCCTCTCGCATCGCCCAACTCGCCCAGGAGTCTCCCACATGGTACAAGTCCGCCGCCCGCCGAAAGCTCtacttcctcctcttccccgCCGCCGTTGTTTCGTACGCCACGAGCGGATACGATGGCTCGATGATGAACTCCCTCCAGACCGTTTCCTACTTTGACGACTTCTTCGACAACCCGCGCGGGGCGGTCCTCGGCTTGATGAGTGCCATCAGCAATACCTG TTGGTATGTCGGTAGTATCGCGGCAGCATGGATCACGTTTGGTACTCGAAATATCCCTAGCACCTGGTCTTGGCGAATCCCGTCTCTTCTTCAGATGGCACCTAGTGTAGTGCAGCTCGCAGCCATCTGGTTTGTTCCCGAGTCTCCACGTTGGCTCATCTCACACGATCGTGGGGACGAGGCCATGGAGGCCTTGAAGCAATACCACGGCGAAGGCGAAGAGACGGAGCTGGTCAGATTGGAGTTTGAAGAGATCAGAGCTGCTATCGACAATGAGAAGA GACTTGGAAGCACAACTTGGGCATCAATGGTTAAGACGAAAGGCAACCGATACCGCATGTTTCTTGTCGTCT GCATGGGATTCTTCTCCCAATGGTCTGGTAACGGCCTGATTGCTTATT ACCTCTCGAGAATCATGGACACCGTCGGTATCACGAACAAGAACACACAAGCTCTGGTCAATGGCTTACTCAACATCTGGAACTTCGGCCTTGCCCTGACTACTGCATTCTTCGTGGAACGCATCGGCCGCCGCCCCCTCTTCCGCATCTCGACCTGCGGTATGCTCGTAGTCTTTATCGGTTGGACCATCGCCTCAGCTCGATTCGCCGAAACCAGTGCCAGCTCCGCCGGTATCGCCGTCATGGCGCTGATTTTCATCTACCAAGTCTTCTACTGCATCGCCTTCTCGCCCTTGCCGGTCGCTTATTCTGTGGAGGTCCTGCCGTACTCCATCCGCGCCAAGGGCATGGCAACATACGTCTTCTCGACCAAAGCTGCCGTCTTTGTCAACCAATACGTAAACCCGATCGGCATCCAGAACATTGGTTGGCGCTTCTATATAGTCTATGTTGCTATCTTAGCTGTGGAGGCTTGCGTCGCTTATGGGTGGTTCTTGGAGACTAAGGGCAAGGCTTTGGAGGAGATTGCCGTCATCTTTGATGGTGAAGAAGCGAACGTTCGGATTGCGGAGAATGGGAAGGGAGATGGTCCTATTGACGTGGTGGAAACGGAGCACGCAACTTCAAAGGTCTAG